The following proteins are encoded in a genomic region of Rattus rattus isolate New Zealand chromosome 2, Rrattus_CSIRO_v1, whole genome shotgun sequence:
- the Hspbp1 gene encoding hsp70-binding protein 1: MADKGSGGNRLPLALPPASQGCSSGGSGSSAGGSGNPRLPRNLQGLLQMAITAGSEEPDPPPEPMSEERRQWLQEAMSAAFRGQREEVEQMKNCLRVLSQATPPTAGEAELATDQQEREGALELLADLCENMDNAADFCQLSGMHLLVGRYLEAGAAGLRWRAAQLIGTCSQNVAAIQEQVLGLGALRKLLRLLDRDSCDTVRVKALFAISCLVREQEAGLLQFLRLDGFSVLMRAMQQQVQKLKVKSAFLLQNLLVGHPEHKGTLCSMGMVQQLVALVRTEHSPFHEHVLGALCSLVTDFPQGVRECREPELGLEELLRHRCQLLQQHEEYQEELEFCEKLLQTCFSSPTDDSMDR, encoded by the exons ATGGCAGACAAAGGCTCAGGGGGCAATCGCCTCCCCCTCGCACTGCCTCCGGCCTCCCAGGGTTGCTCGTCAGGGGGCAGTGGCTCCTCGGCGGGGGGCTCAGGCAACCCTCGGCTTCCACGGAACCTCCAAGGCCTGCTGCAGATGGCTATTACTGCAGGCTCTGAGGAACCAGACCCTCCTCCAGAACCCATGAGCGAGGAG aGACGCCAATGGCTGCAGGAAGCCATGTCAGCTGCCTTCCGAGGCCAGCGGGAAGAGGTAGAGCAGATGAAGAACTGCCTCCGGGTCTTGTCCCAGGCCACACCCCCAACTGCTGGTGAAGCTGAACTGGCCACTGACCAGCAGGAGCGTGAAGGGGCACTAGAGCTGCTGGCAGACCTGTGCGAGAACATGGACAATGCGGCAg ATTTCTGCCAGCTGTCAGGCATGCACCTGCTGGTGGGTCGatacctggaggcaggagctgcaggACTGCGTTGGAGGGCAGCACAGCTCATCGGCACGTGCAGTCAGAATGTTGCAGCCATCCAGGAGCAGGTGTTGGGCTTGGGTGCCCTGCGTAAGCTACTTCGGCTGCTCGACCGGGACTCCTGCGACACGGTACGAGTCAAGGCTCTCTTCGCCATCTCCT gTCTTGTCCGAGAGCAGGAGGCTGGATTGCTGCAGTTCCTCCGCCTGGATGGATTCTCAGTGCTGATGCGGGCCATGCAGCAGCAAGTGCAGAAGCTCAAGGTCAAGTCAGCATTCCTGCTGCAGAACCTGCTGGTGGGCCACCCTGAGCACAAAG GAACCCTTTGCTCCATGGGGATGGTCCAGCAGCTGGTGGCCCTTGTGAGGACAGAACACAGTCCTTTCCATGAGCATGTGCTTGGAGCCCTGTGCAG CCTTGTGACAGACTTCCCTCAGGGTGTTCGAGAATGCCGGGAGCCTGAGCTGGGCCTGGAGGAACTGCTCCGTCATCGCTGCCAGCTGCTGCAGCAGCATGAGGAGTACCAG GAGGAGCTGGAGTTCTGTGAAAAGCTGTTACAGACCTGTTTCTCCAGCCCTACGGATGATAGCATGGATCGGTGA